In Myxococcus xanthus, the genomic window AGGCCCAGCCGGCCAGCGACAGCACCACCACCATGCGGAAGGGGCCGGAGGGCAGGTAGGCGCCCAGGACGATGGCCAGCGGCAGGCCGGGGATGACGAGGAAGACGTTGGTAGTGAGCGTCAGCACGTCATCCACGCGGCGGCCCAGGTACCCGGACGTCACGCCGATGAGCGCGCCCATGAGCGTGACGAGAGCGCCCACCGCGAAGCCGATGGCCAGCGTCTCTCGCGCGCCCACCACCGTCTGCGCCAGCACGTCCTGGCCCTGGCCCGTGGTGCCGAACCAGTGCGCGGAGGAGGGCGGCTGGTGGGGACGGCCCACCAGCTCCGTGGGGTCCATCACCAGCCAGGGCCCGATGAGCGCGAGCACGATGAAGCCCAGCAGGATGCTCCCGCCCACCGCCGCCTTGCGTTGGCGCAGCAGCCGTCGAAGAAGGTCACGCATGGGCGCGGGTCCTCGGGTCCAACCACAGACACAGCAGGTCCACGGCGAAGTTCGCGGCGAGCACGGCGAAGGTGATGGTCAGGAAGAGCCCCTGCATCAGGGGGTAGTCCTGATTGCGCACGGCCAGGATGAGCAGGTAGCCGGTGCCCGGGTACGAGAAGACAATCTCCGTCAGCAGCGAGCCGCTCAGCACGAAGCCCAGCGCCATGCCGAAGCCCGTGACGTTGGGCAGCAGCGCGTTGCGCGCGGCGTAGCGCAGCATCACCTGCCGGGGCGGGAGTCCCTTCGCGTGCGCCAGCCGGAGCGTGTCCGTGCCCAGCGTGGCCACCATGGTGTTGCGCATGCTCAGCATCCATCCACCCAGCGTGGCCACGACGATGGAGGCCGCGGGCAGGAAGGCGTGACGCGCCACGTCCGCCGCGAAGGTGAAGGACAGCGCCGGCTCCAGGTCGTGCGAGTACGCGTGCCGCAGCGGGAACCAGCCGAGCCCGAACCCGAAGAGGTACAGGGCCAGCATGGCCAGCCAGAAGTAGGGGAAGGCCCCCAGGAAGGCGAGCGCCGGCGTCACCGTCGCGTCCAGCCACCCGCCGCGGTTCCACGCGGCCAGCACGCCCAGCAAGGAGCCCACCGTGAAGCTGATGATGACCGCGCACCCGGCCAGCCCCAGCGTCCACAGCAGGCCGGTGCCAATCACCTCGGACACGCGCGCCGGGTAGTACGCGTAGGACAGGCCCAGGTCGCCGCGCAGCAGGTGCTTCAGGTACGTGGCGTACTGCACGTACCAGGGCGCCTCCGTGAAGCCGAAGGCGGCACGCAGCGCCACCATGGCCTCGGGCTGCACGCGGCCCTCGAAGCGCGCGAACATGGCGGACGCCGGGTCACCGGGTGCCAGCCGGGGGATGATGAAGTTGAGCGTCAGCGACGCCCAGGCCGCCAGCAGGTAGAAGCCCAACCTCCGCAGGACGTAGGCCATGGCGCTCAGGGCTCCCTGGGGGCGAGCGACGTCAGCACCAGCAGGCTGTCGGGCTCGGCATGAGGGGACAGGCGCGCGTAGGGGTTCTGCTCGGTGGGAAAGCCGGTGAAGCGCCGCGAGTTGGACTCGCCCCAGGACGGGTTGGGGAAGAGGGGGATGGACGGCGCCAGCTCGGAGTAGCGCCGCTGCACCGCCGCCATCAGCGCGCGCTGCGCGTCCTCGGCGTCCGTGCGCTCGAAGCGCGTCAGCAGCTCGTCCGCCTCCTCATCGCCGAAGCGGTGCCAGTTGGACGCGGCCACCTCGCCCACCGGGCGCACGGTGCGCGGGGAGAGCTGCCACTTGTAGAAGGTGTACGGCGTGGGGCCGTCCAGGGACCAGGAGATGGCCAGCTGGAACTCGCCCTTCTGGAGCCGCGCGTACCACGCACCGAACTCGTAGGTGCGCAGCTGCGCCTGCACGCCCAGCTTCCGCAAGTCCCGCGCCACCACCTGTCCGGCGCGCACCCAGTCGGACCAGCCGCCCACCACCTCGATGTCCAGCGCGAGCGGCTGGCCATCCGCCTTGCGCCGCAGCCCGTCCGGGCCTTCCTTCAAGCCCGCCTCGTCCAGCAGCCGCTTCGCCGCCTCCAGGTCGTGCTTCACCCAAGCACCCTGGGCCGCGTCCGCGTCGCGCCACGTGGCGTACGCGTCGTTGAGCGCGGTGGCGTCCGCCGGCCGCGTGTAGCCGTACATGGCGATCTCCACCAGCCGCTCGCGGTCCAACGCCATGCTCAACGCCTTGCGCACGCGCACGTCGTCCAGCGGCGGCAGGGTGGTGTTGGGGTAGAGGAAGACGGTGCTGCCGTAGAGTGGGAACCAGCGGCCGTGGTGCGCCGGGTCCCTGGCGACGAAGGTGCGGTCCACGGCGGGGACGAAGTTGCCCGCCCAGTCCACTTCCCCTTCCACCAGCGCCAGGTTGGCCTGGTCATTGGTGGGGAAGGCCAAGAAGCGCAGCGCGGAGACGGCGGGCTTGCCGGGCTGCCAGTAGTACGGGTTGCGGCCCAGCTCGTAGACCTGGTTGCGGAAGACGGTGACCTCGGTGAAGGGCCCGGTGGCCACCGGCTGCGGGTTGGTGAACGTCACCGGGTCCGCCACCTTCTCCCAGACGTGCCGGGGGACGATGGGCTGCTGCGCCAGCTCCGCGAAGCCGGGGATGTAGACGCGGGAGAACTGGAAGGCCACCGTGTGCGCGTCCTCCGCGCGCACGTCCTCCACGAAGCGCCACACGCCGCCCGCGTCCAGCGCCGCGTGCTGCTCGAGCAACTGGAAGGTGAAGGCCACGTCGTCCGCGGTGAAAGGTCTTCCATCGGACCAGCGCACGCCGGGGCGCAGGGTGAAGCGCAGCGTGCGGCGGTCCTCGGACCACGCGTGGCCGGTGGCCAGCCAGGGCGTCCACTGGCCCACCGCGGGGCTGAAGATTTCAAGGCACTCGTAGACGCCCGCGCGCGTGGGCCAACGAGCGCCCGCGCCCGCGAACAGCGGGTTGAAGTTGCGCACCCAGGTGCTCTGTTGCTCCACGGAGACGAACAGCACTCCGGGCGGCCGTGGGCGGGGTTCCACCTTGCAGGCCACCAGCAGGAGTGTCAGCGCCCAGAGCGCGACCCTCACGTGGGCCTCGCGTAGACGCGGACGTAGTCCACCTTCATCTGCTGCGGGAACACCGTGTCCCGGCCCACCGGGCCCACGAAGTTTCCACCCACCGCGACGTTGAGGATGATGAATTGGGGCTGGTCGAAGACCCAGCGGGCGCCCTCGGGGAGCTGGGCGGGCGTCGCCTCGAAGAAGGCGGTGCCGTCCAGGAACCAGCGGATGCGGTTCGGCTCCCACTCCACCGCGTAGACGTGGAAGTCCTCGTTCAGCCGGACGCCGCTGACGACGTAGTCCTGGCCGAGGTTGTTGCCGGCGGAGTACCTCGGCCCGTGCAGCGAGCCCCGGAGGATGGACGGCAGCTGGCCCCGGTACTCCATGATGTCGATTTCGCCGCACTCCGGCCAATCGACGCTGTGGATGTTCGCGCCCAGCATCCAGAAGGCGGGCCAGATGCCGCGGCCCACGGGGAGCTGGATGCGCGCCTCGATGCGGCCATACGTGGTTTCGTAGCGGCCCTGCGTCCGGATGCGCCCGGAGGTGTAGTCCCGGCCGTTGTAGCGCTCGCGGCGCGCGGTGATGACCAGGTTGCCGGCGCCGTCATGCGCGGTGTTCTCGGTCCGGTCGGTGTTGAACTCCTGCTGCTCGTTCCCCCAGCCGTGCCCCCCCACGTCGTGCACCCACCGCTCGGGTGAGGGCGGCGTCCCCTCCGGTCCATCGAACTCGTCCTGCCACACCAGCTCCCAGTCCGTGCTGGGCTGCGGGTTGGTGTGGGGTGGCGGGGTGCCAGGGCGGTTCACCCGGTTGGCGGCCGGGTCACAGGCGAGGCCCGTGAGGGCCACGGCCATGGGGAGGAGGCGCGGGAGCGTCATGCAGGTTTGCCTATGTGTTGGAGAGGGAAGAGGGTTCGGTCACGCAGCGCCGCCTGGAGCACCAGGGTGGCCGCGCCCACGGCGATGGCGCGGTCTCCCAGCGCGGAGGTGACGATGCGCGTCTCCGCCATGGAGGTGGACAGCGCCCGCTTGCGCACCGACGCGCGGAGCGGGTCCAGCAGCAGGTCTCCCACCGACGAGATTTCGCCGCCGAGCACGACAATGGCGGGGTTGAGCAGGTTCAGCAGACCGGCCACGGCGATGCCCAGGTAGTGCCCGAGCCCGTCGATGACCTGACGTGCGGCGGGCTCACCCGCCCGCGCGCCTTCCACCAGCTCGCGCACCGTGAGGGCGCGCTTGTCCTTGCGGCCCATCAGCTCCCGCGCCCGTTCCAGCAGGGCCGCGGACCCGATGAGCGTGACGAGGCAGCCGCGCAGGCCGCACACGCACTGCGGTCCGGAGGAGTCCACCGCCATGTGGCTGATTTCGCCCGCGGTGCCGCCCGCGCCACGGTAGACGTCGCCGTGGATGATGTGGCCGGAGCCGATGCCCGTGGCCAGCTTGATGTACGCCAGGTCCTCGCCGTTGACGCCCGCGCCCCAGTAGCACTCCGACAGCGCGCCCAGGTTCGCGTCGTTGTCCACGAACACTGGCAGGCCGAACGCGCTCCGCAGTGACTCCTGCACGTCGTAGTCGCGCCAGGCCGGCACCAGCAGCGGGGACAGCTTTCCGGGCGCGGACGGGTGGACAGGGCTGGGCACGGCGATGCCCATGCCCGCCACGGAGCGGCGCGGTACGCGTTCGGCGTCCAGGACCTCCTGGACCAGCTCGCGCACCTTCTGGAGCGTGCCCTTGGGGTCCTCACGGACTGCATGGCTGGCGTGCCGGTACGCGCGCACCCGGCCGCGCAGGTCGGTGAGCGCGGCCGTCACGTGGGTGGCACCCATCTCCACGCCGATGAGGCTGAACGCGTCATCGCAGAAGCCGATGAGGGTGGGGCGACGGCCGCCCCGGGACACCCCGGCGCCAATGCTGCGCACCAGGCCGGAGCGCTCCAGGTCCGCCACGATGGCGGAGACGGTCGACGGACTGAGCTCCGTCCGCCGGGCGATCTCCGCCCGGGAAATCTGACGCTCGCGCCAGATCATGTTGAGCAGCAGGCTGCTGTTCTGCGCGCGCATGCCCGCCGCATCGACCGTCGTCACCGCCGTTCCCACTCGCATCGTCCTCTCGCTCCGTTCCGCCGCGAGGATGGGGTGGGTGTCAGTGCCAGTGGATGTCGTCGATGAAGAAGACGAGCGGAGTCGTCCTTCCATCGGCGGTCCATCCGAAGCCACCCACCACCTGTCCATACCGGACGCGGCTGATGTCGATTGTGTACTGGGTCGGGGTGGTGGTGAGCGCCACGTTCGCTTCTTTCACCTCGAAACCGTCGGCGGCGTTCATTCCCACCATGAAGGAGACGATTTCGCCGCCCTCCGTGCCCCAGGCGTAGAAGGACACGGTGTTGGCGCCGTCCGGGACGCGGAAGCCGGGCTCGTCTCCCCAGTTGCCTTCCGGGTACTGCCAGTACACGCCCGCCCAACCGTCGCTGCCAGGCGTCCAGGTGAACTTGTGGCAGGCGCCCCGCTGCGAACCCGCCCGCCCAGGCAGACACTCGGTGCCGTCGTAGGTGACGCCGCCCCGCGAGCCGTCGCCCATGTAGCCACTGGGAATCCAGGTGCCGTCCACGGCCAGGGGCAGCGTGGGGACGGTGCCGGCGTCTTCCTCGGTGCCGGCGTCTTCCTCGGGCTCGGTGCCCGCGTCCGGCTCCGTGCCGGCGTCAGTCTGCGTGCCCGAGTCGGGCTGTGTGCCCGAGTCCGGCTGCGTGCCGGCGTCAGGCCGCGTGCCTGAATCGGGGTGCTGCTGTCCTGCGTCAGGCGTTGGCGTGGGGTCCTCTTCAGGGTCACATCCCGCCACCAGACCAGACACCGCGAAAACGCCCGCCGCCACCCACGCCCACGCGAAACGCTTGTTCGGTTGCATGCGCTGCCCTCCACGGCTGGAAGACTTCATTCCCACTGCGAAGAAACAAGGGTGCTTCGAGAGTCGTCGTTTACTGGGGCGGCGCGTCGGAAAGGCGTGGAGCAGCCGCGAACGAACGCGAGTTATTTCGAATGGCGAAGAAAGTACCAGCGAGAATCCGGTGATTGCAAGTCTGTGGCAGTTCATTCCCTGTGACGCATTGCTGCAAAGGCAGACGGACCACCCTCCGGAGGGAAGGTGGGCCGTGGCGGACGTCAGGTTTGGACGTGCTGCTATTCGTCGCTGACAGGGTCCAGCAGGTAGCTGATGCGCACCATGAACTCGCGGGAGAAGACAGGCATGGGCGCGTGGCCGCCGTTGTAGGGCTGGGCGATGCGGAAGTTCGTGCCGGTCAGGTTGTAGACGCCCGCGCCAATCTCCAGCCCGCGCGTGCCCACGTCCTGCGCGCGCACGAAGAGGTTGAGCAGCAACTGCGTGGGGAGCTCCTCCACCGCCGCGTTGCCCTCGTCATCCGGCACATCCACGGCGTAGCGCTTGCCCACGAGGACGGCGGTGGGGCTGACGGTGAGCCAGGGCAGGACCTTGATGCTGCCGGTGAGCGCGGCCTTGTGAGTGGGCATGCCCGTGAAGGCGTTGGGCTGTCCGGGGACCTGGTAGTCCTCCACGTCATTGCGGCCTGACGGCGTGTAGAACGAATAGTTGAGGGCGGCGCGGCCCCAGCTTCCGCGCACGTGGTAGTCCAGCTCGACGCCGCGGCTGCCCAGGCGTCCGAGGTTCCGGTAGGCCTCCGTGTTCGTCACCGCGTCGTATGAATAGATGATGGGGTCCGCCACGCCCATGTCGAAGGCGTTGGCGCTCAGTGCGTGGCCTTCTCCCATGCGCAGCGTGCCCTCCAACTCGAGCACGGTGGTGCGCTCGGGCCGGACGTCGGCGCCCAGGCTGATGTTCTCGATGCTCGGCGCGCGGAAGGCGCGGCTGAACAGGGCCTTGCCGCTGAACGGCCCGACGCTGCGCAGCAGCACCAGCCGCGGCACGAAGGACTCGCCGAAGGCGCTGTGGTTCTCCACGCGCGCGCCAGCCACCACGTTGACGAACGGATTGACGGAGAAGGCCTCCACGAAGCCCGCCAGGTTCACGTAGGAGACGCTGTCGGCCTCCTCGGGGCCGAAGCCCGTCTGGAGGCCCACGCCCACCGGGCCGTTGACCCACCCCTGGTCGGACGTCACATCCACGCCGCCGGTGAGCTGCAGCCAGTCCAGCGCCGCCCAGCGCGCCAGCGTCCGCCCTCGCAGGCGCAGCACCTGCTTGTCGTAGAAGAAGGGCGAATCCTGGTCCGAGTCACTGAAGGGCTTGGAGAAGGTGAGGTTGAGGCGGGGGATGATTTCCACCCGCTCGTCCGGGCGGAACCTGTCGCTCAGCTCCGCGTGGAGGGACTCAAAGTTGGTGGGTGCGGGCGCTTCCAACACCTCGTCGAAGGCGACGATGGCGGAGGTGCCATAGCGCTGGTACAGCACGCTGAGCTGCAAGTCCTTGTAGCCCACGCCCGCCTGCACCATCGTCGGGTCCAGCCGCGAGTTGCCACCCAGTTGCGCGGAGTTGCCGAAGAAGTCCTGGAAGACGCCGTTGCTGCGCTGGGCCTGCGACAGTCCGGCGGACGCGAAGATGCTCAGGCCCGGCGCGGACTCGAAGACCTTGCGGCCGGAGACGGTGAGCCCCCGCCGGCCGTTCACGCTGCCCATCTGTCCGTACATGCCGGACACCATCAGGTCCGTGCTGCCCTGGACGCCGCGCGTGACGACGTTGATGACGGCGAGCTCCGCGTTGCCGCCGTAGATGACGGAGCCGGGGCCGCGCACCACTTCGATGCGTTCGATGAGCTCGATGGGGAACTCGTTGCCCAACTGCATCGTGGAGTAGAGCTGCTCGTTCATCTCCTTGCCGTCCACGACGAGCAGCACCTTGCCCTCGTAGCCCCACAGGCCGCGGAATCCGGGGCCGACCGCGCCCTGGGTGTCCACGCCGAAGAAGAAGCCCGGAATCTGCAGCAGCAGGTCCATCAAGTCGCGGGCGCCGGAGTTGCGAATCTCCTCCGCGTTCATCGCCGTGACGACGGCGG contains:
- a CDS encoding ABC transporter permease, translating into MAYVLRRLGFYLLAAWASLTLNFIIPRLAPGDPASAMFARFEGRVQPEAMVALRAAFGFTEAPWYVQYATYLKHLLRGDLGLSYAYYPARVSEVIGTGLLWTLGLAGCAVIISFTVGSLLGVLAAWNRGGWLDATVTPALAFLGAFPYFWLAMLALYLFGFGLGWFPLRHAYSHDLEPALSFTFAADVARHAFLPAASIVVATLGGWMLSMRNTMVATLGTDTLRLAHAKGLPPRQVMLRYAARNALLPNVTGFGMALGFVLSGSLLTEIVFSYPGTGYLLILAVRNQDYPLMQGLFLTITFAVLAANFAVDLLCLWLDPRTRAHA
- a CDS encoding ABC transporter substrate-binding protein, which encodes MRVALWALTLLLVACKVEPRPRPPGVLFVSVEQQSTWVRNFNPLFAGAGARWPTRAGVYECLEIFSPAVGQWTPWLATGHAWSEDRRTLRFTLRPGVRWSDGRPFTADDVAFTFQLLEQHAALDAGGVWRFVEDVRAEDAHTVAFQFSRVYIPGFAELAQQPIVPRHVWEKVADPVTFTNPQPVATGPFTEVTVFRNQVYELGRNPYYWQPGKPAVSALRFLAFPTNDQANLALVEGEVDWAGNFVPAVDRTFVARDPAHHGRWFPLYGSTVFLYPNTTLPPLDDVRVRKALSMALDRERLVEIAMYGYTRPADATALNDAYATWRDADAAQGAWVKHDLEAAKRLLDEAGLKEGPDGLRRKADGQPLALDIEVVGGWSDWVRAGQVVARDLRKLGVQAQLRTYEFGAWYARLQKGEFQLAISWSLDGPTPYTFYKWQLSPRTVRPVGEVAASNWHRFGDEEADELLTRFERTDAEDAQRALMAAVQRRYSELAPSIPLFPNPSWGESNSRRFTGFPTEQNPYARLSPHAEPDSLLVLTSLAPREP
- a CDS encoding glycoside hydrolase family 16 protein, with protein sequence MAVALTGLACDPAANRVNRPGTPPPHTNPQPSTDWELVWQDEFDGPEGTPPSPERWVHDVGGHGWGNEQQEFNTDRTENTAHDGAGNLVITARRERYNGRDYTSGRIRTQGRYETTYGRIEARIQLPVGRGIWPAFWMLGANIHSVDWPECGEIDIMEYRGQLPSILRGSLHGPRYSAGNNLGQDYVVSGVRLNEDFHVYAVEWEPNRIRWFLDGTAFFEATPAQLPEGARWVFDQPQFIILNVAVGGNFVGPVGRDTVFPQQMKVDYVRVYARPT
- a CDS encoding ROK family transcriptional regulator produces the protein MRVGTAVTTVDAAGMRAQNSSLLLNMIWRERQISRAEIARRTELSPSTVSAIVADLERSGLVRSIGAGVSRGGRRPTLIGFCDDAFSLIGVEMGATHVTAALTDLRGRVRAYRHASHAVREDPKGTLQKVRELVQEVLDAERVPRRSVAGMGIAVPSPVHPSAPGKLSPLLVPAWRDYDVQESLRSAFGLPVFVDNDANLGALSECYWGAGVNGEDLAYIKLATGIGSGHIIHGDVYRGAGGTAGEISHMAVDSSGPQCVCGLRGCLVTLIGSAALLERARELMGRKDKRALTVRELVEGARAGEPAARQVIDGLGHYLGIAVAGLLNLLNPAIVVLGGEISSVGDLLLDPLRASVRKRALSTSMAETRIVTSALGDRAIAVGAATLVLQAALRDRTLFPLQHIGKPA
- a CDS encoding TonB-dependent receptor plug domain-containing protein, whose translation is MRRCRRWSEPSIGALLLLCASPALAQDTDAGNLGDEEPEVHSQVASFAVTRLQESPAVVTAMNAEEIRNSGARDLMDLLLQIPGFFFGVDTQGAVGPGFRGLWGYEGKVLLVVDGKEMNEQLYSTMQLGNEFPIELIERIEVVRGPGSVIYGGNAELAVINVVTRGVQGSTDLMVSGMYGQMGSVNGRRGLTVSGRKVFESAPGLSIFASAGLSQAQRSNGVFQDFFGNSAQLGGNSRLDPTMVQAGVGYKDLQLSVLYQRYGTSAIVAFDEVLEAPAPTNFESLHAELSDRFRPDERVEIIPRLNLTFSKPFSDSDQDSPFFYDKQVLRLRGRTLARWAALDWLQLTGGVDVTSDQGWVNGPVGVGLQTGFGPEEADSVSYVNLAGFVEAFSVNPFVNVVAGARVENHSAFGESFVPRLVLLRSVGPFSGKALFSRAFRAPSIENISLGADVRPERTTVLELEGTLRMGEGHALSANAFDMGVADPIIYSYDAVTNTEAYRNLGRLGSRGVELDYHVRGSWGRAALNYSFYTPSGRNDVEDYQVPGQPNAFTGMPTHKAALTGSIKVLPWLTVSPTAVLVGKRYAVDVPDDEGNAAVEELPTQLLLNLFVRAQDVGTRGLEIGAGVYNLTGTNFRIAQPYNGGHAPMPVFSREFMVRISYLLDPVSDE